A stretch of DNA from Deltaproteobacteria bacterium:
ATGAATCCCGCCGATGTCGCTATTCGGTTGAACCGCTTTTATGACATCGCCACCCAGGCGATCTTTCGCCACGACGGCACGCTCGACAAATTGGTCGGCGATGAAGTGATGGCCTTTTTCGGCGCGCCGTTGAACTGGCAGGATCATCCCCAGCGCGCCGTACAAACCGCATTGGATATCATGCGCGAAGTCGCGGCGATGGCCGAGAAAGACCGGCTCCAAATCGGTATCGGTATCAACAGCGGCGAAGCTTTCGTCGGCAACGTCGGCGCCGAGGGCTTCACCGACTACACCGTGCTCGGCGACACCGTCAACGTCGCGGCGCGCTTGCAAGGCGCCGCCGCGCCCGGAGAGATTTTGCTATCCGAGGAAACTTACCGTCCCAGCGCCGATAAATTTCCCGCTGCGCGTCGGCGTGAACTCGATCTCAAAGGCAAAAGCGATAGGGTGATCGCCTGGGAAATCGTCGGTCGATCCAATGATTGACAGCCACGCATCGCCTCAACTAGAGTT
This window harbors:
- a CDS encoding adenylate/guanylate cyclase domain-containing protein, yielding MSVLFVDVRGFTSLVEQMNPADVAIRLNRFYDIATQAIFRHDGTLDKLVGDEVMAFFGAPLNWQDHPQRAVQTALDIMREVAAMAEKDRLQIGIGINSGEAFVGNVGAEGFTDYTVLGDTVNVAARLQGAAAPGEILLSEETYRPSADKFPAARRRELDLKGKSDRVIAWEIVGRSND